In Deinococcus aquaticus, the sequence GTCGCCAGGCTGCACTCCCACGGACACGCCCCGCAGGGCGTGCACCGTCTGGGTGCCCACCTGAAAGTCGCGGGTCAACGCCTGTCCGGAGACCAGCGTCGTGTGCAGGTCGGGGGTCAGCTCGTGTGGCCGTTCGATCTCATCACGCATCGGCCCACCGCCCGTCTTTCAGGTACAGGACCCGGTCCGCCCGCCCGGCCAGGCGTTGGCTGTGCGTGGCGATCAGGGCGGCGCGGCCCTGACCGTGCACGAACTCGCCGATCACGTCCGTCACGCGGTCTTCGGTATCAGCGTCAACCTCGGCGGTCGGCTCGTCGGCCAGCAGGATCCGGGGATCGTGTGCCAGGGCGGCCACCAGCGCAGCCCGCGCGGTCTCCCCGCCGGACAGCTGGGCCGGGTAGGCGTGCAGGTGCGGCGCCAGCCCGACCCGCCCCAGGAGCTCCCGGGCCCGCACGTCGTCCCGCCGCCCGAGCAGCGAGCCCGTCAGCAGAGCGTTGTCCAGCACCGTCAGGTGGGGGATCAGGTTGCCGCTTTGCAGCATCACGCCCAGGTGAGCGGCGCGCAGCCGGGCCCGGCGCGCCTCCGGTTGCCGGGAGAGCCGTTCGCCACCGAGCTCTATCCACCCCCCGTCCGGGTCGTCCAGGCCGGCCAGGCAGGCCAGCAGGGTGCTCTTCCCGCTGCCGGAGGAGCCCAGCAGTACGGTCAGTTCGCCCGGCTGCAGCTCCAGGCTGACCCCGCGCAGAGCGCGGGTCTCGTCGTCACCCACTTGGTAGAAGCGGTACAGGTCCGTCGCGTTCAGCAGGGGCGCGCCGCTCACCGCCACCTCAGCGAGTCGGACATCTGCTTCCACGCGTCGACGTTGTCTGAGCCCAGCGGGGCCGAGAACCGCAGGAGCACCCGCTTCCCGGCGTGGGACAGCACGTACAGCTCGTTCTCCAGTGCCGGGGCGCGTCCAGTCACAGCGTTGACCGGTCCGGTGGACGTGAAGCTGGCCCGGACGGCTGGCCCGGACGGGAGCGTGACCGCCTTCACGACCGTAACCTTGAGCTTCGGAGTGGTCTTCGCCAGCGTCACCAGTTCTCCAGCCCGCACGCTGGCCGGCGTGGGTGTCCCGGTGGTGCCGGTCGTCCAGACTTCCACCGCGCCGAGCTTGGACGTGAAAGTCACGTGTGTGCCGCTGACGGTGCGGGCCCAGCCCTCGGGCACTTCCAGCGAGTAACCGCCGGCCGAACTGGCATACCGCACGAAGGCCTGATTGTCGGGAATGTCGCCGGCCGGATGGGTCTCCGGGGCGACCTGGGTGGACGTCTGGGCGTGGGCAGCGAGGGGGGCCAGGGACGCCGTCAGGAGCAGCGCGGTGGTGTGCAGGATCTTGGTCATGGTGAACCTCCACCGTGACCGTAGAACCGGGAGGTTTAGGTGCGGTAAAGATCGCGCTGGAGTGGACTGATCCGCGGGAGCATGGACAGTGGGGACAGCCGAGGTGGGCTGTCCCCACTGTCCATGCTCTCACTCCACGGTTGTGCGCGCCCGGCGGAGTTCCATGGCCACAGGGATGAAGCTCAGCACGACGACCACGCCCACAAGCAGCAGGATGTAACGGTCAAGATTCGGGATCAGGCCGCCCAGCGCGTACCCGAGCAGCGGCACGGTCAGCGCCCACAGCAGGCCCCCGATCACGTTGTACGTCAGGAACTTCGGGTATGACATGCCGCCCACCCCGGCCATGGTCGGAGCCACGGTGCGCACCACCGGCACGAAACGCGCCAGGATCAGCGCGCGGCTGCCGTGCCGGTCGAAGAAGACCTGGGTGCGCTGGACATACTCGGGCCGAAGCAGTCGGCTCCCCTCGCGGTTGAACACAGATGGCCCGAATTTCCGGCCGATGGCATACCCGACACTGTCCCCGAGGATCGCTCCGGCCGCCACCGCCAGCATCAGACCGGGCAGGTTGAGCGTGCCCTGTTTGGCGAGCAGGCCCGCCGTGATCAGCAGGCTGTCCCCGGGCAGGAAGAAGCCGGCCAGCAGGCCGGACTCGGCGAAGACCATGCCGAAGATGCCGGCATAGGAGACACTCTGGATCAGGTGCGGGAGATCGAACATGACGCCACCGTACTGACCGCAGGTAAAGGGCAGGTATACCTGCGAAGCAACAGATCCCGGACACCACGGGTGTCCGGGATCTCCTTCTGAGCCTGTGCTCAGGCCGCTTCGATGTCCGCCGGCGCGAGCGCCACCTGATCCCGACGCGTCACGGCGAGGTAGCTCACGACCCCCAGGATGGCGAGCAGGAAGATCACGCTGGTGACCGTGGTGCCCAGGCCCAGCCCGCCGTCGGCCTTCGCCTGCGACAGCGAGTCCCCGATGGACGCGCCCAGCGGCCGGGTCAGGATGTACACGGTCCAGAACGTCAGGATGCCGTTCAGCTTCAGGAACTGGTGGGCGAGTGCGGCGAGCACGATCAGCCCGGCGAACAACCCGACAGATACAAAATACCCGAGCTGCAGTTTTTCAGCCACCAGGTCACCGGTCGCAGTGCCCAGCGCAAACGTGAACAGCACCGCCAGCCAGTAGAACGCCTCGCGCCGGGCCGTGAAGATGGAATGGATCGAGAGGGTGCCTTCCCGCCGCCACCACGCGAAGAAGGTGGTCGAGAGGGCCACGGCAAAGATGGCGCTACTCGTCCACAGGCTGATGCCGAAGTTGTCGGTCATGTTGTCGGTGATCAACGTGCCGACCACGCTGATCAGGACGATGGCGACCCAGTAGATGCCCGGAACGTAGCGGCTGGAGCGGAACTGGGCGAACAGCACGGCAATCAGCAGGGCACCCATCACGAGGGTCGTGCCGGTCAGGCCGAGCTTCAGTGTGGTGTTCAGGTAATCGGCGGCCGTCTCGCCGACGGTGGTTGCGAGTACCTTGATGATCCAGAAGAACGCCGTGACTTCAGGCACCTTGCTGATCAGGGTGCGCAGCGAGGCGGACTGGGCGGTGAGGGTGGACGTCATGACCGCCCCGCGGCGGAACCGGACGACGGGGTGGCGGAAACAAGGCTGGACAGGACTTCATTCATGGAG encodes:
- a CDS encoding DedA family protein; translated protein: MFDLPHLIQSVSYAGIFGMVFAESGLLAGFFLPGDSLLITAGLLAKQGTLNLPGLMLAVAAGAILGDSVGYAIGRKFGPSVFNREGSRLLRPEYVQRTQVFFDRHGSRALILARFVPVVRTVAPTMAGVGGMSYPKFLTYNVIGGLLWALTVPLLGYALGGLIPNLDRYILLLVGVVVVLSFIPVAMELRRARTTVE
- a CDS encoding ABC transporter ATP-binding protein, whose product is MSGAPLLNATDLYRFYQVGDDETRALRGVSLELQPGELTVLLGSSGSGKSTLLACLAGLDDPDGGWIELGGERLSRQPEARRARLRAAHLGVMLQSGNLIPHLTVLDNALLTGSLLGRRDDVRARELLGRVGLAPHLHAYPAQLSGGETARAALVAALAHDPRILLADEPTAEVDADTEDRVTDVIGEFVHGQGRAALIATHSQRLAGRADRVLYLKDGRWADA